The Candidatus Liberimonas magnetica genome contains a region encoding:
- a CDS encoding DUF3108 domain-containing protein has translation MLKKCVTALLISVYLILPVFSATQKPQKTHKQNKIKKFVWRQEKNDAFKVGEYLEFDIRYKFVVIGYATMAVKNIEKFQNRDCYHIVTEARTAAFFDHFFKVRDVNESWIDTKSLCSLKFRQQLSEGNYRNTETLIFDQVRHTYYIPETKKIGAIPNWAQDVLSSLYYLRTKNISDGKTISIDANSGGKSWPLSVRILRKEEIKVPAGSFKCYVVEPNIREGTGIFQAKGSLSVWLTDDNKKTPVEMSSEIAIGSIKADLKTIRE, from the coding sequence ATGCTTAAAAAATGTGTTACAGCGCTATTGATATCGGTTTATCTGATACTTCCTGTTTTTTCTGCCACTCAGAAGCCTCAAAAGACGCACAAACAGAACAAAATAAAGAAATTTGTATGGCGGCAGGAGAAGAACGACGCCTTCAAGGTCGGCGAATATCTTGAGTTCGATATAAGATATAAATTCGTGGTCATAGGTTACGCCACTATGGCTGTCAAGAATATAGAAAAATTTCAAAACAGGGACTGCTATCACATAGTGACCGAAGCAAGGACAGCCGCGTTCTTTGATCATTTTTTCAAGGTCAGAGATGTCAATGAATCCTGGATCGACACAAAGAGCTTATGCTCGCTTAAATTCCGCCAGCAGTTGTCTGAAGGAAATTACAGGAACACGGAAACTCTGATCTTTGACCAGGTACGGCATACCTACTATATTCCTGAAACAAAAAAAATTGGAGCGATCCCTAACTGGGCGCAGGATGTATTGTCCAGCCTTTATTATCTAAGGACGAAAAATATATCAGACGGGAAAACTATTAGTATTGACGCTAATTCCGGAGGGAAATCCTGGCCGCTGTCAGTCAGGATCTTGAGAAAAGAAGAAATAAAAGTGCCTGCAGGCAGTTTTAAATGCTATGTAGTTGAACCGAACATAAGAGAAGGCACCGGGATATTCCAGGCTAAGGGCAGCCTTAGCGTCTGGTTGACGGATGATAACAAAAAAACACCGGTCGAGATGAGTTCTGAAATAGCTATCGGCTCTATTAAAGCGGACTTGAAAACAATAAGAGAATAA
- a CDS encoding paraquat-inducible protein A: MKQINLILSLVIIMVSAVLCQQIISNSISNQKNKNDYAELNHIKYGLLSVDEWKRQLSVILTEEINKLSLSRTNERALRKHIEVLLNTLIDKVAKNIKKENKGSAGGWFKQAFMNIFVSIKDIKKGIPEYTNAILREMTTVKTEGQLKDVLNKQLKQYISQTHNTQDTSKIDSILLKTDSKDVESARIKLNEVISVKYKLVSKETVLLIILSISLFALSGFSEQPLVPSRYLILVASLILLLVTGVTTPMIDIEAKISHMSFVLLGHPIQFENQVLYFQSKSIVDIFRIMIVHKDIEMKLVGLLVITFSIFFPLLKIASSVLYYYNFHSAKENPVIKFFVLKSGKWSMADVMVVAIFMAYVGFNGIITSQLSDMKIAAGETAMLTTNGTSLEPGYYLFLTYTLLALFLSGYLTRNPKT; this comes from the coding sequence CGAGCTCAACCATATCAAATACGGGCTTTTAAGCGTTGATGAATGGAAGCGCCAGCTCAGCGTAATTCTTACAGAGGAGATTAACAAGCTGTCTTTGTCAAGGACGAACGAGCGGGCGCTCAGAAAACATATTGAAGTCCTGTTAAACACCCTTATTGATAAAGTTGCCAAGAATATCAAAAAAGAGAACAAAGGCTCAGCCGGAGGGTGGTTTAAACAAGCCTTTATGAATATTTTTGTCAGTATCAAGGATATAAAAAAAGGAATTCCTGAATATACGAATGCCATTCTTCGTGAGATGACGACTGTGAAGACAGAAGGGCAGCTAAAGGATGTGCTGAACAAACAGCTTAAACAATATATTAGCCAAACACATAATACACAGGATACATCTAAAATAGATAGTATTCTTCTTAAGACCGATTCTAAGGATGTTGAAAGCGCGAGGATCAAACTTAATGAAGTAATTTCAGTTAAATACAAGCTGGTTTCTAAGGAAACTGTTCTGCTTATCATATTATCTATTAGTCTTTTTGCTTTATCCGGTTTTAGCGAACAGCCTTTAGTCCCTTCAAGATATCTAATTCTGGTTGCGTCTCTTATCCTGCTTTTGGTAACCGGCGTAACCACACCAATGATAGATATAGAAGCAAAGATCTCGCACATGAGTTTTGTATTGCTCGGGCATCCTATACAATTCGAGAACCAGGTATTGTATTTTCAAAGCAAAAGTATCGTAGATATATTTCGCATCATGATAGTCCACAAAGATATAGAAATGAAATTAGTCGGGCTCCTGGTCATTACCTTCAGTATTTTTTTCCCGCTGTTAAAAATAGCTTCGTCAGTGTTGTATTATTACAATTTTCACAGCGCAAAGGAGAACCCTGTTATTAAGTTTTTTGTCTTAAAATCAGGGAAATGGTCCATGGCAGATGTCATGGTGGTCGCTATATTCATGGCCTATGTCGGCTTTAACGGGATAATTACCAGCCAGCTTAGCGACATGAAAATAGCAGCCGGTGAAACGGCTATGCTGACTACCAACGGCACTTCTCTAGAGCCCGGGTATTACCTGTTCCTGACATACACACTGCTGGCATTATTTTTGTCAGGATACCTGACCCGGAACCCTAAGACGTAA